The Pseudofrankia inefficax genome window below encodes:
- a CDS encoding nuclear transport factor 2 family protein, with amino-acid sequence MTAQSPSPALDSPHAVFDRYVRAGLSGDRATQVGLFAVDGVLEFPFAPPGSPRRVEGREQIRRVVGGNISPAGLRVDEEGSTLVVHETTDPEVIVVEAEVHSEVVSTGARFMVPYVQVYQVRSGEILLLRDYWPAWAGPAVSSALATGGPPA; translated from the coding sequence GTGACCGCGCAGTCCCCCTCGCCCGCGCTGGACAGTCCACACGCCGTCTTCGACCGCTATGTCCGGGCCGGGCTGTCCGGCGACCGGGCCACTCAGGTCGGCCTGTTCGCCGTCGACGGCGTGCTGGAGTTCCCCTTCGCGCCGCCGGGCTCGCCCCGGCGGGTGGAGGGGCGCGAGCAGATCCGCCGGGTGGTCGGCGGCAACATCTCGCCGGCCGGGCTGCGGGTCGACGAGGAGGGCTCGACGCTCGTCGTGCACGAGACGACCGACCCCGAGGTGATCGTCGTCGAGGCCGAGGTGCACTCGGAGGTCGTCAGCACCGGAGCGCGCTTCATGGTGCCCTACGTGCAGGTCTACCAGGTGCGGTCCGGCGAGATCCTGCTGCTGCGCGACTACTGGCCGGCCTGGGCCGGGCCGGCCGTCAGCTCGGCGCTCGCGACAGGCGGCCCGCCGGCCTGA
- a CDS encoding TetR/AcrR family transcriptional regulator, giving the protein MTSSKPAVEPAASEPGRRTRPDARRNRLRVLAAAESVFSARGTSVSTEEVARSAGVGVGTVFRHFPTKEALLEAVFVARMRRFAEEAQELVTAADPGDAFFTFLHRVVDVAATKATYADALATLGTAEPAGAAQDTLTEGRDELPRALGALLARAQQASAVREDVTVAEVSALLFGACRIAEQAAWRPDALSHTLDVVFDGLRPAGRLSRAPS; this is encoded by the coding sequence GTGACGAGTTCCAAGCCGGCGGTCGAGCCGGCGGCCAGCGAACCGGGACGACGGACCCGCCCGGACGCCCGCCGCAACCGGCTGCGGGTCCTCGCGGCCGCGGAGTCGGTCTTCTCCGCGCGCGGAACGTCGGTCTCCACCGAGGAGGTCGCCCGCTCGGCGGGCGTCGGCGTCGGGACAGTCTTCCGGCACTTCCCGACCAAGGAGGCCCTGCTCGAGGCGGTGTTCGTCGCCCGGATGCGGCGCTTCGCCGAGGAGGCCCAGGAGCTGGTGACGGCCGCCGACCCGGGGGACGCGTTCTTCACCTTCCTGCACCGGGTCGTCGACGTGGCGGCCACCAAGGCCACCTACGCCGACGCGCTCGCCACCCTCGGGACGGCAGAGCCGGCCGGCGCGGCGCAGGACACCCTGACCGAGGGCCGCGACGAGCTGCCGCGGGCGCTCGGCGCGCTGCTGGCCCGGGCGCAGCAGGCGAGCGCCGTCCGGGAGGACGTCACCGTCGCGGAGGTGAGCGCCCTGCTGTTCGGTGCCTGCCGGATCGCCGAGCAGGCGGCGTGGCGCCCCGACGCGTTGTCGCACACCCTCGACGTCGTCTTCGACGGCCTCAGGCCGGCGGGCCGCCTGTCGCGAGCGCCGAGCTGA
- a CDS encoding 3-hydroxyacyl-CoA dehydrogenase family protein, which yields MLPFPTVCVIGLGVTGAALAARIARTGRQVIAVEPDAAALDRGRRRVETVLAELTRSDEWGEAEFPPVRYSADADACAPADLVIEAVPERLDLKIEVLRRAHAVCRPDAVFASTASAFPIAVIASRAGRMTRTIGLHPCHDGVAAAGGSAVEILETPVTDLAVRGDVGLLVADLGLAGVATVDHHGALGACLLLPYLNDAVALYEQGYASRDDIDAAMRLGCGLPTGPLAHVDALGVDVVLDGLSALAERFGDRRYEPAGLLSRMATAGLLGRRSGRGFYRYSPDGAYSPDGAGPVDARPNTAAPRPGADAGRPVATVGIVGSGTMAGGIAEVAVRAGLPTTLVARSAIRAKEAVAVVEASLERAVVRGRLTRDDVRAATGRLTATADVAALAECDLVVEAVAEDLDVKRGVFATIDKVTRPGTVLATSTSSLSVLGCATATSRPQDVVGMHFFNPAPAMRLVEVSRSVLTSDEAHATALAAASALGKHAVSCPDRTGFIVNALLFPYLNQAASMIARRYVSPDQVDTVMAAGYGFPMGPFQLLDVVGLDISHAILERLHETFGGPELVPAAHLTELVAAGCLGRKTGRGYRVHERRDLATAGPAR from the coding sequence ATGCTGCCCTTTCCTACGGTGTGCGTGATCGGGCTCGGTGTGACGGGCGCCGCCCTCGCCGCGCGAATCGCCCGCACCGGTCGCCAGGTCATCGCGGTCGAGCCCGACGCCGCCGCGCTCGACCGGGGCAGGCGACGCGTCGAAACCGTTCTCGCGGAGCTCACCAGGTCCGACGAGTGGGGCGAGGCCGAGTTCCCGCCGGTGCGCTACAGCGCCGACGCCGACGCCTGCGCGCCGGCCGACCTGGTCATCGAGGCCGTTCCCGAGCGTCTCGACCTCAAGATCGAGGTGCTGCGGCGCGCCCACGCGGTCTGCCGCCCGGACGCGGTGTTCGCCTCCACCGCGTCCGCGTTCCCGATCGCGGTGATCGCGTCGCGGGCGGGACGCATGACCCGGACGATCGGACTGCACCCGTGCCACGACGGGGTCGCCGCCGCGGGAGGCTCGGCGGTGGAGATCCTGGAGACGCCGGTCACCGACCTGGCGGTCCGAGGCGACGTCGGTTTGCTCGTCGCCGACCTCGGGCTGGCCGGCGTGGCGACGGTCGACCATCACGGGGCGCTCGGCGCCTGCCTGCTGCTTCCCTACCTCAACGACGCGGTGGCGCTGTACGAGCAGGGATACGCCTCCCGAGACGACATCGACGCGGCCATGCGGCTGGGCTGCGGCCTACCGACGGGCCCGCTGGCCCACGTCGACGCCCTCGGCGTGGACGTCGTGCTCGACGGCCTGTCGGCGCTGGCCGAACGGTTCGGTGACCGGCGTTACGAGCCCGCCGGGCTGCTGTCGCGGATGGCCACGGCCGGTCTGCTGGGACGCAGGAGCGGCCGCGGCTTCTACCGCTATTCCCCGGACGGCGCCTATTCCCCGGACGGTGCCGGCCCCGTCGACGCGCGACCGAACACGGCGGCGCCGCGGCCCGGAGCGGACGCCGGGCGACCGGTGGCGACGGTCGGCATCGTCGGGTCGGGCACCATGGCCGGCGGCATCGCCGAGGTCGCGGTGCGCGCCGGCCTCCCCACGACGCTGGTCGCCCGCAGCGCGATCCGTGCCAAGGAGGCCGTGGCCGTGGTCGAGGCGTCGCTGGAGCGGGCGGTGGTGCGGGGCCGGCTCACCCGCGACGACGTGCGGGCGGCGACCGGGCGGCTGACCGCCACCGCCGACGTCGCCGCGCTGGCCGAGTGCGACCTCGTCGTCGAGGCGGTCGCCGAGGATCTCGACGTGAAGCGCGGCGTGTTCGCCACGATCGACAAGGTGACCCGTCCCGGCACCGTGCTCGCGACCTCCACGTCCAGCCTCTCGGTGCTGGGGTGCGCCACCGCCACCAGCCGGCCGCAGGACGTCGTCGGCATGCACTTCTTCAACCCGGCGCCGGCGATGCGGCTCGTCGAGGTCAGCCGTAGCGTCCTCACCTCGGACGAGGCCCACGCGACGGCGCTGGCGGCGGCCTCGGCGCTCGGCAAGCACGCGGTCAGCTGTCCCGACCGCACCGGGTTCATCGTCAACGCGCTGCTCTTTCCCTACCTGAACCAGGCGGCCTCCATGATCGCGCGGCGGTACGTCAGCCCGGACCAGGTCGACACGGTCATGGCGGCCGGCTACGGGTTTCCGATGGGACCGTTCCAGCTGCTCGACGTCGTCGGCCTCGACATCTCGCACGCGATCCTGGAGCGGCTGCACGAGACCTTCGGCGGGCCCGAGCTCGTGCCCGCCGCGCACCTGACGGAGCTGGTCGCCGCCGGCTGTCTCGGGCGCAAGACCGGCCGGGGGTACCGGGTACACGAGAGGCGGGATCTCGCTACGGCCGGTCCGGCGAGGTGA
- a CDS encoding type II toxin-antitoxin system Rv0910 family toxin: MASISATKVYAAPVDKVWTTLTDLSRMPDWNTSHLAFPEAPPAVLEPSMKFTQKISNMGMPSEVRWTIVKVEAPNLLEFKGQGPMNVTVKMRYEVEAVDGGTQVTIANEFTGAMVRMAGKRLTQSGQADLEASLVKFAEVVE; encoded by the coding sequence ATGGCGTCTATTTCCGCGACGAAGGTCTACGCGGCCCCGGTCGACAAGGTGTGGACCACGCTGACCGACCTCTCCAGAATGCCGGACTGGAACACCTCCCACCTGGCATTCCCCGAGGCTCCCCCGGCCGTTCTCGAGCCGTCGATGAAATTCACCCAGAAGATCTCCAACATGGGCATGCCCTCGGAGGTCCGCTGGACCATCGTGAAGGTCGAGGCGCCGAACCTGTTGGAGTTCAAGGGACAGGGGCCGATGAACGTCACCGTCAAGATGCGGTACGAGGTGGAGGCCGTCGACGGCGGGACCCAGGTCACCATCGCCAACGAGTTCACCGGCGCCATGGTGCGGATGGCGGGCAAGCGCCTCACCCAGTCCGGCCAGGCCGACCTCGAGGCGTCACTCGTCAAGTTCGCCGAGGTCGTAGAGTAA